The proteins below come from a single Gossypium raimondii isolate GPD5lz chromosome 2, ASM2569854v1, whole genome shotgun sequence genomic window:
- the LOC105787863 gene encoding probable inactive receptor kinase At5g10020: MNLSFSFAFSFYLLLLLLFLGLASASRFDPLELRSLLEFKKGIRHDPFNKVLSVWDPDTRPDPTSWTGVTRDPNSGFIVSISLDRLGLVGDLKFHTLTPLRNLQNLSLSGNNFTGRIAPALGSITSLQHLDLSDNQFIGPIPGRIADLYGLNYLNLSVNKFDGGLPSGFRNLQQLRVLDLHNNALRGDIGELLSELRNVEHIDLSYNEFYGGLSVPVENVSSLANTIRHVNLSHNQLNGGFLKEEAIGLFKNLQLLDLGDNSISGQLPSFGSLPGLRVLKLGKNQLFGPVPVELVEGFVPLEELDLSHNGFTGSIRVINSTTLKVLKLSSNQLSGDLPSSLRSCEMVDLSNNMISGDVSVMSNWEASLVDLDLSSNKLSGSLSNLPHFEDLNTFNLRNNSLVGALPSLLDTSPILSVVELSLNQLSGHIPGSFFTSTTLKSLNLSGNHLTGPIPLQGSRVSELLVMSTYPQMESLDLSNNSLTGGLPSEIGNIARLKLLNLAGNELSGQLPSELSKLSDLEYLDLSRNNFKGKIPDKLSNSLSAFNVSNNDLSGSIPENLRGFPRSAFSPGNSLLIFPKGMPPTGSSQDHTLDHVRHHSSKGSIRVAIIVASVVAAVMIVFVFLAFHRAQLKEFHGRCGFSDTTTGGNAKSGGLERPSRFKFHSTAQAPQTSLSFSNDHLLTSNSRSVSGQQEFAAEIVEHGAAERVTTSSASVNPNLLDNEPVSSGRKSSPGSPLASSPHVIETFEQPVTLDVYSPDRLAGELFFLDTSLSFTIEELSRAPAEVLGRGSHGTLYKATLRNGHMLTVKWLRVGLVKHKKEFAKEVKKIGSVRHSNFVPVRAYYWGPREQERLLLSDYIQSDNLALHLYETTPRRYHPLSFSQRLKVAVEVAKCLLHLHDRGLPHGNLKPTNILLANPDYHACLTDYCLHRLMTPTGIAEQILNLGALGYRAPELASTSKPVPSFKADVYALGVILMELLTRRSAGDIMSGQSGAVDLTDWVRLCDQEGRGMDCIDRDIASGEEYAKAMDDMLAISLRCILPVNERPNIRQVYEDLCSISL; encoded by the exons ATgaatctctctttttctttcgcTTTCTCTTTTTATCTACTTCTGTTGCTCTTGTTTTTGGGGTTGGCTTCTGCATCTAGGTTCGACCCGTTGGAGCTCCGATCCTTGCTTGAGTTCAAGAAAGGAATCCGACACGATCCTTTCAATAAGGTGCTTTCGGTATGGGATCCGGATACCCGACCCGATCCTACTTCTTGGACCGGTGTTACCCGCGACCCCAACTCCGGCTTCATCGTTTCCATCAGCTTAGATCGTCTTGGCCTCGTCGGCGACCTCAAGTTCCACACTCTCACTCCGCTTAGGAACCTCCAAAACCTCTCATTGTCAGGCAACAATTTCACGGGTCGGATTGCACCCGCATTGGGATCAATAACCTCGCTGCAACATTTGGATCTATCTGATAACCAGTTCATCGGCCCTATCCCGGGTCGGATCGCTGACCTTTATGGGTTAAACTATTTGAATTTATCGGTCAACAAGTTCGATGGTGGGTTACCGAGCGGGTTCCGAAATTTACAGCAATTAAGGGTGTTAGATTTACACAACAATGCGCTTCGAGGCGATATAGGCGAGTTACTCAGTGAGTTAAGGAACGTTGAACACATTGATTTGAGTTATAACGAGTTTTACGGAGGTTTGTCTGTACCCGTTGAGAATGTGTCCAGTTTAGCTAATACAATCCGTCATGTGAACTTGAGTCATAACCAGTTGAATGGTGGGTTTTTGAAAGAGGAAGCAATTGGGTTGTTTAAGAATCTGCAGCTTTTGGATTTGGGTGATAACTCCATTTCTGGGCAGCTGCCAAGCTTCGGGTCATTGCCGGGTTTGCGGGTTctgaaattgggtaaaaatcaACTCTTTGGACCTGTGCCAGTGGAGTTGGTAGAGGGTTTTGTCCCGTTGGAAGAGTTGGATCTCAGTCACAATGGATTTACGG GTTCAATTCGTGTAATTAATTCTACAACTTTGAAGGTTCTCAAGCTTTCTTCTAATCAGTTGTCTGGTGATTTGCCTTCTTCTCTAAGAAGCTGTGAAATGGTCGATTTGAGTAACAACATGATCTCTGGTGATGTATCTGTTATGTCGAATTGGGAAGCCTCTTTGGTGGATCTTGATTTGAGTTCAAACAAGTTGTCAGGAAGCCTGTCAAACTTGCCTCACTTCGAGGATTTGAACACATTTAATCTTAGGAATAATTCCCTTGTTGGCGCTTTGCCTTCTCTACTGGATACCTCTCCAATATTGTCTGTTGTTGAACTCAGTTTGAATCAACTCAGTGGACATATTCCTGGCAGTTTCTTTACCTCTACAACATTGAAAAGCCTGAATCTTTCAGGAAATCATTTAACTGGACCAATTCCACTTCAAGGCTCTCGTGTTAGTGAATTACTTGTTATGTCAACTTATCCCCAAATGGAGTCACTTGATCTGTCCAATAATTCCTTGACAGGTGGTTTGCCTTCTGAGATTGGTAACATAGCTAGGCTCAAACTACTGAATCTTGCAGGCAACGAATTATCAGGTCAGCTGCCTAGTGAATTAAGCAAACTTAGTGATTTGGAATACCTTGATTTATCAAGAAACAACTTCAAGGGTAAAATCCCTGATAAGCTTTCAAATAGCCTCAGTGCATTTAATGTGTCCAATAATGATCTGTCGGGTTCTATTCCAGAAAATTTGAGAGGCTTCCCTAGGTCTGCATTTTCTCCAGGAAACTCATTACTTATTTTCCCCAAGGGCATGCCACCGACAGGCTCGAGTCAGGATCATACCCTTGATCATGTGAGACATCACAGTTCAAAGGGTAGTATTAGAGTAGCAATTATTGTTGCCTCAGTTGTAGCAGCTGTaatgattgtttttgtttttttggcaTTTCACCGAGCCCAACTTAAAGAATTTCATGGAAGATGTGGATTTAGTGACACAACTACTGGAGGCAATGCAAAGTCAGGTGGGCTTGAACGACCCTCCCGTTTCAAGTTTCACTCAACTGCTCAGGCGCCACAAACTTCATTAAGTTTTTCAAATGATCACTTGCTTACTTCAAATTCTAGGTCAGTTTCTGGACAGCAAGAATTTGCTGCTGAAATTGTTGAGCATGGTGCAGCCGAGAGAGTGACAACCTCTTCAGCATCTGTGAATCCTAATCTACTAGATAATGAGCCAGTATCATCTGGGAGGAAATCCTCCCCAGGCTCTCCATTAGCATCATCACCACATGTTATAGAAACATTTGAACAGCCTGTGACATTGGATGTTTACTCACCGGATCGTTTGGCTGGAGAATTATTCTTTCTTGATACTTCATTATCATTCACTATTGAAGAGTTATCTCGAGCTCCAGCAGAAGTTCTTGGAAGAGGCAGCCATGGAACTCTTTATAAAGCTACTCTGCGTAATGGACATATGTTGACTGTGAAGTGGTTGCGTGTAGGACTGGTTAAACATAAGAAAGAATTTGCTAAGGAAGTTAAAAAGATAGGGTCCGTGAGGCATTCTAACTTTGTTCCAGTCCGAGCATACTATTGGGGACCAAGGGAACAAGAAAGGCTTCTTCTATCAGATTATATCCAGTCTGATAACTTAGCTTTGCATCTCTATG AGACTACTCCTCGGAGGTACCACCCATTATCTTTCAGCCAAAGACTGAAAGTAGCTGTGGAAGTTGCCAAGTGTCTGTTACACCTTCATGATAGAGGGCTGCCACATGGAAACCTGAAACCGACAAATATACTCCTCGCTAACCCTGATTACCATGCTTGCCTCACCGATTATTGTCTGCATCGGCTGATGACACCAACTGGAATCGCTGAGCAGATCTTGAATCTGGGAGCCCTTGGATATCGTGCTCCCGAACTTGCTTCCACATCCAAACCAGTCCCATCTTTTAAAGCTGATGTGTATGCATTAGGAGTGATCCTGATGGAATTATTAACAAGAAGAAGTGCAGGTGACATAATGTCGGGTCAATCAGGAGCGGTGGATCTGACGGATTGGGTTCGGTTATGCGATCAAGAAGGACGGGGGATGGATTGTATTGACAGAGACATAGCTAGCGGGGAAGAATACGCAAAAGCAATGGATGATATGCTTGCCAT